Proteins encoded together in one Procambarus clarkii isolate CNS0578487 chromosome 11, FALCON_Pclarkii_2.0, whole genome shotgun sequence window:
- the LOC123758290 gene encoding diacylglycerol kinase kappa isoform X1 — protein sequence MAGDEDKKKKKKSSKKGEKEEEKKEAPPPEPEPEPEPEPEPVHEPEPEPEPVQEPEPDCITGEQEDADVVVSYWEEEAAPVEEAPAPAEGEAPLEGEEALEPPPAPKKKPKFFVHWNRRKPRFYDYNWDYGDNYYSSLVKYMDTKSGDVPRRMAFAERGIRSNVIRRTVPDTRTASLLDDVRKSIRNFELSQKTYMK from the exons acaaaaagaagaagaagaagagcagcaagaagggagagaaggaggaggaaaagaaGGAAGCTCCTCCTCCAGAGCCGGAGCCAGAACCGGAGCCGGAGCCGGAGCCGGTGCACGAGCCGGAACCGGAGCCGGAGCCGGTGCAAGAGCCGGAGCCCGATTGCATCACAGGTGAACAAGAAGACGCGGACGTGGTCGTCAGCTACTGGGAAGAAG AAGCTGCCCCAGTTGAAGAGGCACCCGCCCCTGCTGAGGGCGAGGCTCCCCTGGAAGGTGAAGAGGCCCTTGAACCGCCTCCAGCGCCTAAGAAGAAGCCCAAGTTCTTCGTGCACTGGAACAGGCGCAAGCCCCGCTTCTACGACTACAACTGGGACTACGGGGACAATTACTACAGCTCGCTCGTCAAGTATATGGACACCAAGTCTGGTG ATGTGCCCCGCCGCATGGCCTTCGCTGAGCGCGGCATCCGCAGCAACGTGATCCGCCGCACCGTGCCCGACACCCGCACCGCCTCGCTCCTCGACGACGTCCGGAAGTCTATCAGGAACTTTGAGCTCTCTCAGAAGACCTACATGAAGTAA
- the LOC123758290 gene encoding titin isoform X2, which produces MAGDEDKKKKKKSSKKGEKEEEKKEAPPPEPEPEPEPEPEPVHEPEPEPEPVQEPEPDCITEAAPVEEAPAPAEGEAPLEGEEALEPPPAPKKKPKFFVHWNRRKPRFYDYNWDYGDNYYSSLVKYMDTKSGDVPRRMAFAERGIRSNVIRRTVPDTRTASLLDDVRKSIRNFELSQKTYMK; this is translated from the exons acaaaaagaagaagaagaagagcagcaagaagggagagaaggaggaggaaaagaaGGAAGCTCCTCCTCCAGAGCCGGAGCCAGAACCGGAGCCGGAGCCGGAGCCGGTGCACGAGCCGGAACCGGAGCCGGAGCCGGTGCAAGAGCCGGAGCCCGATTGCATCACAG AAGCTGCCCCAGTTGAAGAGGCACCCGCCCCTGCTGAGGGCGAGGCTCCCCTGGAAGGTGAAGAGGCCCTTGAACCGCCTCCAGCGCCTAAGAAGAAGCCCAAGTTCTTCGTGCACTGGAACAGGCGCAAGCCCCGCTTCTACGACTACAACTGGGACTACGGGGACAATTACTACAGCTCGCTCGTCAAGTATATGGACACCAAGTCTGGTG ATGTGCCCCGCCGCATGGCCTTCGCTGAGCGCGGCATCCGCAGCAACGTGATCCGCCGCACCGTGCCCGACACCCGCACCGCCTCGCTCCTCGACGACGTCCGGAAGTCTATCAGGAACTTTGAGCTCTCTCAGAAGACCTACATGAAGTAA